Proteins encoded by one window of Emticicia oligotrophica DSM 17448:
- a CDS encoding (Fe-S)-binding protein translates to MSETIEYKVPTMAEMAANGQEPEVLFWVGCAGSFDDRYKKVTISFVKILNKIGVNFAVLGTEESCTGDPARRAGNEFTFQMLAQQNIQVLNGYGIKKIVTACPHCFNTLKNEYPELGGNYEVIHHSTYLQQLINDGRVKIEGGGTFKGQKITYHDSCYLGRANDIYEAPRQLLETLDAELVEMKRCKTNGLCCGAGGGQMFKEPEKGTKDVNIERIEDALSTGAKTIAVACPFCMVMMSDGVKNKEREHEVKVYDLAELLEQAM, encoded by the coding sequence ATGTCAGAAACTATCGAATATAAAGTGCCAACAATGGCAGAAATGGCAGCTAATGGTCAAGAACCCGAAGTATTGTTTTGGGTGGGTTGTGCAGGTTCGTTCGATGACCGCTATAAAAAAGTTACGATTTCTTTTGTAAAGATTTTAAATAAAATAGGGGTAAATTTTGCCGTTTTGGGTACGGAAGAGTCTTGTACAGGCGACCCAGCACGTAGAGCAGGAAATGAATTTACTTTTCAGATGCTTGCCCAACAAAATATTCAGGTGTTAAATGGATATGGTATAAAGAAAATCGTAACAGCTTGCCCGCATTGTTTCAATACTCTCAAGAACGAATACCCAGAATTAGGTGGAAACTATGAAGTAATTCACCATTCAACCTATTTACAGCAACTAATCAACGACGGTCGAGTAAAAATTGAAGGCGGAGGAACTTTTAAAGGACAAAAAATTACTTATCATGATTCATGCTACTTAGGTCGTGCCAATGATATCTATGAGGCTCCACGCCAGTTACTTGAAACTTTAGATGCTGAACTCGTAGAAATGAAGCGTTGCAAAACCAACGGACTTTGTTGTGGTGCTGGCGGTGGACAAATGTTTAAAGAACCAGAAAAAGGTACAAAAGATGTAAATATTGAGCGAATTGAAGATGCACTTTCAACAGGAGCAAAAACCATTGCGGTGGCTTGCCCTTTTTGCATGGTGATGATGTCAGATGGTGTAAAAAACAAAGAACGTGAGCATGAAGTAAAAGTCTATGACCTAGCTGAATTGTTAGAGCAAGCGATGTAG
- a CDS encoding helix-turn-helix transcriptional regulator, with product MRKTAPIGKMNTARKKFKSAKPNELSASDKNSIRNNINKLTKQQLAFKIGKPLEVIEKFIKKEHLVSVLDIPTPPTPVEVAKVEKKEIVKKAKKKVEKKSKEKIKVNTKELPKTESPKPQKRAARPLSEKELQRKNFILANYKKYTIYEMAEKLNCHHATIRFHLKNNKLKGNGRKDLVPPKVIQFLKVNYHTMTAREMSIALGNVSWSQVRYLCEKNGFIRTPEETSAIRLRWNKSEFTKSEEKYILENHGKLSFAEIAQNIERTRSSVVKLLRDKGLKITKEQHDALNRKNFEKGREAMQAKLAIQKESKE from the coding sequence ATGAGAAAAACAGCTCCAATTGGAAAAATGAACACGGCCCGCAAAAAGTTTAAGTCGGCAAAGCCCAATGAACTCAGTGCCTCTGATAAGAATTCGATTCGAAATAATATCAATAAATTGACAAAACAACAATTGGCTTTTAAAATAGGAAAACCTCTTGAAGTCATTGAAAAATTCATTAAAAAAGAGCATTTAGTTTCAGTTCTTGATATTCCTACCCCTCCAACTCCTGTTGAAGTAGCAAAAGTTGAAAAAAAAGAAATTGTAAAAAAAGCTAAGAAAAAAGTCGAGAAAAAAAGTAAAGAAAAAATTAAGGTTAATACTAAAGAACTCCCTAAAACGGAGTCCCCTAAACCTCAAAAGAGGGCAGCTCGACCACTTAGCGAAAAAGAATTACAGAGGAAAAACTTTATTTTGGCTAACTATAAGAAATATACCATTTATGAGATGGCAGAAAAATTAAATTGCCATCATGCCACAATCAGATTCCATTTAAAAAATAACAAACTCAAAGGTAATGGCAGAAAAGACCTCGTTCCGCCAAAAGTTATTCAGTTTTTAAAGGTAAATTATCATACCATGACGGCTCGCGAAATGAGCATTGCACTAGGTAATGTCAGTTGGTCGCAAGTTAGGTATTTATGCGAAAAAAACGGGTTTATCAGAACACCAGAAGAAACTTCTGCCATCAGATTACGTTGGAATAAAAGCGAGTTTACGAAGAGCGAAGAAAAATACATTTTGGAAAATCATGGAAAGCTTTCTTTTGCAGAAATAGCTCAAAATATTGAGCGAACACGCTCTTCAGTTGTTAAATTATTGAGAGATAAAGGCCTAAAAATAACTAAAGAACAGCACGATGCCCTAAATCGTAAAAACTTCGAAAAAGGTCGTGAAGCAATGCAAGCAAAATTGGCTATACAAAAAGAATCTAAAGAATAG
- a CDS encoding M13 family metallopeptidase, producing MKKHLSLLLILCFFLTRFNTSFAQKVSITGIDTSLKPGDDFFMYVNGKWYNSVEIPSTQSGVGSYSFMNYPQRIRLQGILDSVSAAKNPMGSIEQKVGDFYASGMDTATINKRGFNPIKPMLKQIDGIKDIAGIMKYVTAQLKFNNYSLIGFRVGPDIKNSSINIVNLSQTGIGLPERDYYFRTDSSTRFTQKSYQNYLSTLLKLTGVDASMADKMATAAYAIERELAASHKTNIERRNVQANYNKLAVTAITQRQPNIGWPLFFKELGVKVDSVNMQQPAYYDRLNGLLTSVSIEDWKAYLRTETLVSYADFLSKPFTKASFEYAKVLSGQATQKPRGEEITEAVDRSLGHGLAQLYVKKYFPEEAKRRMKELVKNLKTAFENRITNLDWMSDSTKAKAKEKLYAFTEKIGYPDKWRDYSKVVINRGTYFENRLATSKNDFIYGLSKIGQPVDRTEWGTTPPTVTAYNNPPLNEIVFPAGILQPPYFDMNADDALNYGGIGMVIGHEITHSFDDQGALYDKQGNVKNWWKADDFKKFKAKTQLVIEQYNKFTVLDSMHVKGALTVGENTADIAGIAIAYDAFKLTEQAKSNEKIDGFTPEQRFFISIARIWRVKTKDAFMRTYVNTNPHSPAKWRVNGPLMNFTPFYKAFDVKPGDKMYKPESERITVW from the coding sequence ATGAAAAAACACCTATCTCTCTTACTAATTCTCTGCTTTTTTCTAACCAGATTCAATACAAGTTTCGCCCAAAAAGTAAGCATCACGGGCATTGATACCTCTCTAAAACCGGGCGATGATTTCTTTATGTACGTCAACGGTAAATGGTATAATTCCGTTGAAATTCCTTCGACCCAATCGGGGGTTGGCTCATACTCTTTTATGAATTATCCGCAACGCATACGCCTACAAGGAATTTTAGACAGTGTTTCGGCTGCAAAAAATCCAATGGGAAGTATCGAACAAAAAGTGGGTGATTTTTACGCTTCAGGCATGGATACCGCCACAATCAATAAAAGAGGTTTCAACCCTATCAAACCTATGCTCAAACAAATTGATGGCATTAAAGATATCGCAGGTATTATGAAGTATGTAACCGCTCAACTCAAGTTCAATAACTATTCTCTCATTGGTTTTCGAGTGGGGCCAGATATAAAAAACAGTTCTATCAATATCGTAAATTTGAGTCAAACAGGTATTGGTTTACCCGAAAGAGATTATTACTTCAGAACTGATTCTTCAACGCGTTTCACGCAAAAATCTTATCAGAATTACCTCAGCACTTTATTAAAGCTTACAGGTGTCGATGCGTCAATGGCCGATAAAATGGCCACCGCCGCTTATGCCATAGAAAGAGAATTGGCAGCATCGCACAAGACAAATATCGAACGTCGAAACGTACAGGCTAATTATAATAAATTGGCGGTTACGGCTATTACTCAAAGACAGCCAAATATTGGATGGCCATTGTTCTTCAAAGAGTTGGGTGTAAAAGTTGACTCTGTGAATATGCAACAACCTGCTTATTATGACCGCCTCAATGGCCTACTAACTTCGGTGTCAATCGAAGATTGGAAAGCATATTTAAGAACCGAAACACTCGTTTCATACGCCGACTTCCTAAGTAAGCCATTCACAAAAGCTTCTTTCGAATACGCTAAAGTTTTATCAGGGCAAGCTACCCAAAAACCAAGAGGTGAAGAAATTACAGAAGCAGTTGACAGGTCACTCGGTCATGGACTTGCTCAATTATATGTAAAAAAGTATTTCCCAGAGGAGGCCAAACGACGCATGAAAGAATTAGTGAAGAATTTGAAAACAGCCTTCGAAAACAGAATCACTAACCTTGATTGGATGAGCGACTCAACCAAAGCGAAAGCTAAAGAAAAACTCTATGCTTTTACCGAAAAAATTGGTTATCCTGATAAATGGAGAGATTACTCGAAAGTGGTCATTAATCGTGGCACCTATTTTGAAAATCGCTTAGCTACTAGCAAAAATGATTTTATATATGGTCTTTCGAAAATAGGACAACCAGTTGACCGTACCGAATGGGGAACTACACCGCCAACCGTGACAGCCTACAATAACCCACCGTTGAATGAAATAGTATTCCCAGCGGGTATTTTACAACCACCTTATTTTGATATGAACGCCGACGATGCTCTCAATTATGGTGGCATTGGAATGGTAATTGGGCACGAAATCACGCACTCATTTGATGACCAAGGGGCTTTATATGATAAGCAAGGAAATGTAAAAAACTGGTGGAAAGCCGATGATTTTAAGAAGTTCAAGGCTAAAACTCAGCTCGTTATTGAACAATATAATAAGTTTACAGTTCTTGATTCGATGCATGTAAAAGGGGCATTGACAGTTGGTGAAAACACAGCCGATATTGCGGGTATTGCGATAGCTTATGATGCTTTTAAACTAACTGAACAAGCAAAAAGTAATGAAAAAATTGATGGATTTACACCTGAACAACGCTTTTTTATTTCAATTGCTCGAATTTGGCGAGTAAAAACAAAAGATGCCTTTATGCGAACATACGTAAACACTAACCCTCACTCACCTGCCAAATGGCGTGTAAATGGCCCATTAATGAACTTTACGCCCTTCTATAAAGCATTTGATGTAAAACCGGGTGATAAAATGTATAAGCCTGAAAGCGAACGTATTACCGTTTGGTAA
- a CDS encoding REP-associated tyrosine transposase, with protein sequence MSQGYQIINQSATHYLTFQVVDWVDVFSRQRYRDIVLDSFRYCQKEKGLWLYSYVIMSNHVHLIAALKDEKLSDLIRDIKKFTAAKILKAIETEPESRREWMLKRFEFAARSKSNMTSLQFWTHENHAVEIFSDKFFFQKADYIHQNPVRAGIVAKAEDYLYSSASNFMDKGGLIDVEYYGTRIIIDTKND encoded by the coding sequence ATGAGCCAAGGTTATCAAATTATTAACCAGTCAGCAACACATTATTTAACTTTTCAAGTTGTGGACTGGGTTGATGTTTTTTCGAGGCAACGATATAGAGATATTGTACTGGATAGTTTTCGATATTGTCAAAAAGAAAAAGGTTTATGGTTATACTCATACGTGATAATGTCGAACCACGTACATTTGATAGCTGCTTTAAAAGATGAAAAACTTTCAGATTTAATACGAGATATTAAGAAATTTACGGCAGCTAAGATTTTAAAAGCTATTGAAACCGAACCAGAAAGTCGCCGAGAATGGATGTTGAAACGATTTGAGTTCGCTGCAAGAAGCAAATCTAATATGACAAGTTTGCAATTTTGGACACATGAAAATCATGCTGTCGAAATATTTAGTGATAAATTTTTCTTTCAGAAAGCAGACTATATTCATCAAAATCCAGTACGTGCAGGAATTGTAGCTAAAGCGGAAGATTATCTTTATTCTTCTGCCAGTAACTTTATGGATAAAGGTGGACTTATTGACGTTGAATACTATGGAACTAGAATAATTATTGATACAAAGAACGACTGA
- a CDS encoding M16 family metallopeptidase produces the protein MSKYIKLFFTTALAFCLNSSLILAQNYQLPKYQKLKLSNGLTIYLMEQKEVPVISVSAILPAGAIYDGSKAGLASLTATALKHGTKSLSKGQIDEELDFIGANVNTYASKESAGLSAKFAAKDKEKVLNIIKEILLEPAFDNTEFEKEKKRLLNNLDQQRESPRSILPAYFDKFMYGSHVYGNIIQGQKSSVSPLTVEDVKTFYKENYLPETSAIAVVGDFDSAEMKSTLTNLFGGWKKGTKPQVNLAAKPINKPTSNRVLLINKDDARETTFNIGAAGISRNNPDFVAIEVVNTLFGGRFTSMLNDELRVNTGLTYGANSRFNPLKNGGTFAISTFTANKTTEAAIDKALEVLDKLHKNGIDENALASAKNYVKGQFPPRYETAGQLSGLLTQMFWYNFDESFINNFEKNVDGLTLEKARSIISTYFPKDKLQFVMVGKSSEIKKIAEKYGPVTEVQIKEEIKE, from the coding sequence ATGTCTAAATATATCAAATTATTCTTTACTACTGCTTTGGCATTCTGCCTAAATAGCAGCCTGATTTTGGCACAAAATTATCAGTTGCCAAAATACCAAAAACTCAAATTGTCCAATGGACTCACCATCTACTTAATGGAGCAAAAAGAAGTGCCTGTTATTAGTGTTTCTGCCATTCTACCTGCGGGTGCTATCTACGATGGTTCAAAAGCTGGTTTAGCTTCACTAACTGCCACAGCTTTGAAACACGGCACTAAAAGCCTTTCAAAAGGCCAGATAGATGAGGAATTAGATTTTATTGGGGCAAATGTAAATACTTATGCATCTAAAGAATCGGCGGGTTTATCGGCAAAATTCGCTGCCAAAGACAAAGAAAAAGTGTTAAATATCATCAAAGAAATTTTGCTCGAACCAGCCTTTGATAATACCGAATTTGAAAAAGAAAAGAAACGTTTGCTTAACAACCTCGACCAACAACGTGAAAGTCCACGTTCGATTTTACCTGCTTATTTTGATAAATTTATGTATGGAAGTCATGTTTACGGTAATATCATTCAAGGGCAAAAATCAAGCGTTAGTCCGCTTACGGTTGAAGATGTAAAAACTTTTTACAAGGAAAATTATTTACCTGAAACTTCAGCTATTGCTGTAGTGGGTGATTTTGATAGTGCAGAAATGAAAAGTACCCTTACTAATCTTTTTGGAGGATGGAAAAAAGGAACAAAACCACAAGTAAACTTAGCTGCAAAACCAATCAATAAACCTACGAGTAATCGTGTTTTGCTAATCAATAAAGATGATGCACGTGAAACGACTTTCAATATTGGAGCAGCAGGTATTAGTAGAAATAATCCAGATTTTGTAGCTATTGAAGTAGTAAATACACTTTTTGGTGGCCGATTTACTTCAATGCTTAATGACGAACTTCGCGTAAATACAGGCCTTACTTATGGAGCTAACAGCCGTTTTAATCCATTAAAAAATGGTGGAACCTTTGCTATTTCTACATTCACAGCCAATAAAACCACCGAAGCAGCCATTGATAAAGCCTTAGAAGTTTTAGATAAATTACACAAAAATGGTATTGATGAAAATGCCCTGGCTTCGGCCAAAAATTACGTAAAAGGACAATTCCCCCCACGCTATGAAACTGCTGGACAATTATCGGGTTTATTGACACAAATGTTTTGGTATAATTTCGATGAATCATTCATCAATAATTTCGAGAAGAATGTTGATGGATTAACGCTTGAAAAAGCTAGAAGTATCATTAGCACGTATTTCCCGAAAGATAAATTGCAGTTTGTAATGGTAGGGAAATCGTCAGAAATTAAGAAAATAGCAGAGAAATATGGTCCAGTAACCGAAGTACAAATTAAAGAAGAGATTAAGGAGTAA
- a CDS encoding sterol desaturase family protein — protein MEFLDFLYREIVGFLGLGGVIEILKSGDFSTFLTFDGMLKAISPIVPLLLVLELINGIILKNPHTKVYKISFLIFVLNRFIGRFISIGATSYIIANFQKYAPFQTTFTWYWLIYGYIVWEFSHFIYHYLGHKVRLFWCLHATHHTPENMNLSVSHAHFFLEGPYADIIRSSICILFGIHPALLFFIMFIDGTYGMFIHIGENLMKNGKLGFLNHIILTPSHHRVHHARNPLYMDTNFCNLLNIWDKVFGTYQLEEDHVKIEYGITRPMDSGNILDVYFGEFIALFKDVWNAPTIKDKILYIFMPPGWHHTGEHKTASVVRREYLTQKS, from the coding sequence ATGGAATTCTTAGATTTTCTATACCGAGAAATAGTCGGTTTTTTAGGCTTAGGCGGTGTCATTGAGATACTAAAGTCGGGCGATTTTAGCACATTTCTAACTTTCGATGGCATGTTAAAAGCCATTAGTCCGATTGTCCCCCTCCTTCTTGTACTCGAACTTATCAATGGAATTATTCTTAAAAACCCACACACAAAAGTTTACAAAATTAGTTTTTTAATATTTGTCCTTAATCGCTTTATTGGCCGATTTATCTCAATTGGAGCAACTTCTTACATCATCGCCAATTTTCAAAAATATGCACCATTTCAAACCACTTTCACTTGGTATTGGCTTATTTATGGCTACATCGTATGGGAGTTTTCACACTTTATCTATCATTATTTAGGGCATAAGGTTCGTTTATTTTGGTGCTTACACGCCACTCATCATACACCCGAAAACATGAATTTATCGGTTTCGCATGCCCACTTTTTCTTAGAAGGCCCCTACGCCGATATTATTCGTAGCTCCATTTGTATTCTTTTTGGCATTCATCCTGCTCTTTTGTTTTTTATCATGTTTATTGATGGCACTTATGGGATGTTTATTCACATCGGCGAAAATTTAATGAAAAATGGTAAATTAGGATTCTTGAATCATATCATTCTTACACCTTCACATCATCGGGTGCACCATGCTCGAAATCCTCTCTATATGGATACTAATTTTTGTAACCTGTTGAATATTTGGGATAAAGTTTTCGGAACTTATCAGCTTGAGGAGGATCATGTAAAAATTGAATATGGTATTACTCGCCCAATGGATTCGGGTAATATTTTAGATGTTTACTTCGGAGAATTCATCGCTCTTTTCAAGGATGTATGGAATGCACCAACTATAAAAGATAAAATTCTATATATTTTCATGCCGCCAGGTTGGCATCACACTGGCGAACACAAAACCGCTTCAGTAGTGAGGAGAGAATACTTGACTCAAAAATCCTAA
- the priA gene encoding replication restart helicase PriA → MEGLFSVETTYFADVILPVPIPRMFTYRVPRNFVEDIKVGARVIVEFGKNRVVTAVVGRIHNTPPAKYQAKYILELLDTEPLITKQQLWLFDWIAEYYMCCVGEVMNVAVPSGLKVTSQSRIQLNPDFDHPELLEANEVDFLEILKNQTSLTYDDAIKFVGETNINTLIKSLIGKHAIIMYEEVKEKYKPKIAKKVRLKRVYEGVEEAANLIDSLSKNAKQQLVILEYFKQIPLHQLRERNQHGVDKSFFTQGETSDSSLNKLIEKGILEQFEVVVSRFGDEMPEEPVTIQLTDAQQQASDEILTNFQEKDIVLLHGITGSGKTEIYIDLIQKVLDGGSQVLFLLPEIALTTQIVVRLKRVFGDRMGVYHSKFSDNERVEVWKGVLDGRYQFVVGVRSAVFLPMDNLGLVIVDEEHESSYKQYEPAPRYHARDVGIMLGLKQGAKILLGSATPSLESYHQATTGKYGLVTLNQRYGNAQLPDIRLIDLKAERKAKNMRNDFSSVLCQHIEENLANGEQTIIFQNRRGYSPYLNCQECNWIGECEQCAVSLTYHLNSKELRCHYCGHKEEIPRACPACGSGKIRTVGFGTEKLEDDLRIMYPAARVQRMDLDTTRTKNAYQNIIGEFEQGNTDILVGTQMISKGLDFDRVSLVGIFDADRMIHFPDFRAAERAFQMLTQVSGRAGRREKKGLVLIQTNNTQQSLLHKVIANDYLGYYQDEIKEREGYFYPPFTRIISVTVKHEEHDKAEKASQWLANVLLEKLGKARVLGPEKAMVERVRNKFLYDIVLKLEKDKLNIKAAKVFLQEKIDELMTLREFRGVYVVVDVDAV, encoded by the coding sequence ATGGAAGGTCTTTTTTCTGTTGAAACAACCTATTTTGCCGATGTAATTCTACCCGTGCCCATTCCGAGAATGTTTACGTATCGGGTACCACGAAACTTTGTAGAGGATATAAAAGTTGGAGCAAGGGTAATTGTTGAATTCGGGAAAAATCGTGTCGTTACGGCTGTTGTCGGACGAATTCATAACACACCTCCAGCAAAATATCAAGCTAAATATATACTCGAATTACTTGATACAGAGCCACTTATTACCAAACAACAGCTTTGGTTATTTGATTGGATAGCTGAATATTACATGTGTTGTGTGGGTGAAGTGATGAACGTTGCCGTGCCTTCGGGGTTAAAAGTAACCAGTCAATCACGGATTCAACTCAATCCTGATTTTGACCACCCCGAGCTTTTAGAAGCAAATGAAGTTGATTTCTTAGAAATACTCAAAAATCAAACCTCACTTACCTACGATGATGCCATTAAGTTTGTGGGCGAAACCAATATCAATACCCTCATTAAATCATTGATTGGCAAACATGCCATTATTATGTATGAAGAGGTTAAAGAAAAATACAAACCCAAAATTGCAAAGAAAGTACGCTTAAAACGTGTATATGAAGGTGTTGAAGAAGCTGCTAACTTAATTGATTCACTAAGCAAAAATGCGAAGCAGCAATTGGTTATTCTGGAATATTTCAAACAAATTCCCCTTCATCAGCTACGTGAGCGAAATCAACATGGTGTTGATAAATCATTTTTTACCCAAGGAGAAACTTCTGATTCTTCACTCAATAAATTAATTGAGAAAGGCATTCTGGAGCAATTTGAGGTAGTGGTTTCGAGGTTTGGTGATGAAATGCCCGAAGAACCTGTAACGATTCAACTTACAGATGCTCAGCAACAAGCAAGCGACGAAATTCTTACGAATTTTCAAGAAAAGGATATTGTCTTACTCCACGGTATAACGGGAAGTGGAAAGACCGAAATTTACATCGACCTTATCCAAAAAGTACTTGATGGTGGTTCGCAGGTGCTATTTTTATTGCCCGAAATTGCACTTACTACGCAAATAGTTGTTCGTCTAAAACGTGTTTTTGGCGATAGAATGGGTGTTTACCACTCAAAATTCTCTGATAACGAACGCGTAGAAGTTTGGAAAGGAGTACTTGATGGTCGTTATCAGTTTGTGGTTGGTGTACGCTCGGCTGTTTTCTTACCCATGGATAATTTAGGTTTGGTGATTGTGGATGAAGAACACGAAAGTTCATACAAACAATATGAGCCCGCTCCCCGCTACCATGCCCGTGATGTGGGCATCATGCTTGGCCTTAAACAAGGAGCAAAAATCTTATTAGGTTCGGCTACGCCTTCACTCGAAAGTTATCACCAAGCTACGACTGGTAAATATGGTTTGGTTACACTAAATCAACGTTACGGCAATGCACAATTGCCCGATATTCGATTGATTGACCTCAAGGCTGAACGCAAAGCTAAAAACATGAGAAATGATTTTTCGAGTGTCTTATGCCAGCACATTGAAGAAAATTTGGCTAATGGTGAGCAAACTATCATCTTCCAAAATCGTAGAGGATACTCCCCTTATCTGAATTGTCAGGAATGTAATTGGATTGGCGAATGTGAGCAATGTGCGGTGAGTTTAACATATCACCTTAATTCTAAGGAATTACGATGCCACTATTGTGGTCATAAGGAAGAAATCCCGCGGGCTTGTCCAGCTTGTGGTTCGGGTAAAATTCGTACGGTAGGATTTGGTACAGAAAAACTTGAGGATGACCTCAGAATTATGTACCCAGCTGCACGCGTGCAAAGGATGGATTTAGATACTACCCGAACCAAAAATGCTTATCAGAATATTATTGGTGAGTTTGAGCAAGGAAATACCGACATTTTGGTGGGCACACAGATGATTAGTAAAGGCCTCGACTTCGACCGTGTGAGTTTAGTGGGCATTTTTGATGCCGACCGCATGATTCATTTCCCTGATTTTCGAGCGGCTGAGCGAGCGTTTCAGATGCTTACCCAAGTTAGTGGACGTGCAGGCCGAAGAGAGAAAAAGGGTTTGGTGCTTATTCAGACCAACAATACCCAACAGAGTTTGCTACACAAGGTTATTGCAAATGATTATTTGGGTTATTACCAAGATGAAATAAAAGAGCGTGAAGGTTATTTTTATCCACCCTTTACTCGAATTATTTCTGTGACTGTTAAACACGAAGAGCACGATAAAGCAGAAAAAGCTTCGCAATGGCTGGCTAATGTATTATTAGAAAAGCTTGGTAAAGCCCGCGTGCTCGGCCCCGAAAAAGCGATGGTCGAGCGTGTGCGAAATAAATTTTTGTATGACATTGTGCTTAAACTTGAAAAAGACAAGCTCAACATAAAAGCCGCCAAAGTTTTTCTACAAGAAAAAATAGACGAATTGATGACCCTACGTGAGTTTAGAGGGGTTTATGTGGTAGTAGATGTGGATGCGGTGTAA
- a CDS encoding M16 family metallopeptidase, with protein sequence MKKLLMSALLCASLFTAHAQMKAEDVKTFTLKNGMKFLVIEDSSIPNANMYLFYKVGSRNEYQGITGLSHFFEHMMFNGAKKYGPKMFDRTMEFNGGANNAYTTENVTVYTNWFPASTTEVIFDLEADRISSLTIDPKIVESERGVVLSERSTGLENSKWELLSQTVQGIAFLEHPYHWPVIGYEDDMKNWKQSDLERYFKTYYAPNNCVTVISGNVKFDEIKRLAEKYIEPIPSQPEPPKVMIVEPPQTGERRVFVQKDVSTPSIMIAYKAPESKNEDYYALTLLSDIMSSGKSSRLYSSLVDKKQIATQVFTNFGESFDPTIFGFYAVAAAKVNESDLEKAIFEEIEKIKTEGVSEKELQKVKNQKLMEFYGQIETINGKSNNIGTYEVFFGDYKKMFDAPAAFNKVTVDDIKNVAKKYFKKTTRTVGILKANTEE encoded by the coding sequence ATGAAAAAGCTTCTGATGTCTGCACTTTTGTGTGCGAGTCTATTTACGGCTCATGCACAAATGAAAGCAGAGGATGTAAAAACATTCACCCTCAAAAATGGCATGAAATTTTTGGTAATTGAAGACAGTTCCATTCCAAATGCCAACATGTACCTCTTCTATAAAGTTGGGAGCCGCAACGAGTATCAAGGCATCACAGGCCTTTCGCACTTCTTCGAACACATGATGTTTAATGGTGCAAAAAAATATGGTCCAAAGATGTTTGACCGTACTATGGAATTTAATGGCGGAGCCAACAATGCTTACACCACCGAAAATGTGACTGTTTACACCAACTGGTTTCCTGCCTCGACTACAGAAGTTATTTTTGATTTAGAAGCAGACCGAATTTCAAGCTTAACAATCGACCCTAAAATTGTAGAAAGTGAAAGAGGCGTTGTATTGAGCGAACGTAGCACAGGCCTCGAAAACTCTAAGTGGGAGCTACTTTCGCAGACAGTTCAAGGAATAGCTTTTCTTGAACACCCTTATCATTGGCCAGTAATAGGCTATGAAGATGACATGAAAAATTGGAAACAATCAGATTTAGAACGTTATTTCAAAACTTATTATGCTCCTAATAACTGCGTTACTGTTATTTCGGGCAATGTAAAGTTTGATGAAATTAAACGTTTGGCTGAAAAATATATCGAGCCAATTCCTTCTCAGCCTGAGCCTCCGAAGGTAATGATTGTAGAACCTCCTCAAACTGGAGAACGTAGAGTTTTTGTACAAAAGGATGTCTCGACGCCTTCAATTATGATTGCATACAAAGCTCCTGAATCTAAAAATGAAGATTATTACGCTCTAACCTTGCTCAGCGATATCATGAGCAGCGGCAAATCATCTCGTTTATACAGTTCATTGGTTGATAAAAAGCAAATTGCTACCCAAGTTTTTACGAATTTTGGTGAAAGTTTCGACCCAACTATTTTTGGTTTTTATGCTGTGGCTGCGGCTAAAGTGAATGAAAGTGATTTAGAAAAAGCCATTTTCGAGGAAATAGAAAAAATAAAAACAGAAGGTGTGAGCGAAAAAGAACTTCAAAAAGTAAAAAATCAAAAATTGATGGAATTCTACGGTCAAATTGAAACCATCAATGGAAAATCAAATAATATCGGCACTTATGAAGTATTTTTCGGCGACTACAAAAAAATGTTCGATGCTCCTGCCGCTTTCAATAAAGTTACGGTTGACGATATCAAAAATGTAGCTAAAAAGTATTTCAAGAAAACCACACGTACAGTTGGTATTTTGAAAGCCAATACTGAAGAATAA